CAGCGCGTATTACGACCTCACATGCGGATGTTTTAAAGATCGCTTTCAGCGCTCCCAGAACGTAGCCTAATCGCCCAACCGTTTTTTTAAATTCGTTCGTGTATACATTTGCCAGTCCGTCGAGGCCAATTCCGGCCGTATTAAGACACCAGCCGTTTACATCACCGCTGCACCGGATCAGATCAATTTTTGTGAGATGATTAGCTGCGATAAGGTTCAGGGCATCGGCCGGAGATTCCGGTATGTTATTCATCATCGCAAAATCGTTGCCGCTGCCAAGCGGAATCACTCCAAGAGTAGTGCCCGTGTCGGCCGCGATCGATCCCGTTTTGTGAACCGTCCCGTCACCGCCGCAGGCTACCATCAGATCGAAGTTTTTTGCCTGCTCTGCAAGATGGACCCAAAACTGCGGATCCGGCTCTGTTTCCATCCACGTCCGGTGCGGCCATAAACGTTTTGTTTTGTCCCGGATTTCCTCTCTCATTTTTTCCGCCTTGCCGCCGTTGGCAGATGGATTAAAAACAAAGCAGATTCCGGGTTGATGGGTCGTCATTTTTATTGAAAAGTGGGTTAATTCCCCCGACCCTTTGAGTCGGAAAAGATAAAAGTCCCCCTTCGAAGGGGCTCATTTTTTGAACGCGTAAGCGAAAGCGAACGGAGAGAGCTGGGGGATGACTTTCTGAGTTCAGAATTGTCCAATTCTTGGCTTTGATCCAAAACCAACTATCCCCCATTGCCCCCTTCCCCAAAAGGATGCCTATGGCAAAAGGGGGACACCCCTGAATAAACTTCATACGTAACTAAAAAGTTATGGGTCAAAATGATTCAATAATTTAACTCACAGACTCTAATTAAATAAGTATCCACTATTTGTAAATATCAGTCCCGGAAAATGGTGGCACTCCCTGAAAACTGCGCCAACATTACGATTTCACCCCTGTTTTTCCGCCCACTCCGCGAGGGACAGTTCCGGTTTACCCAGCTTGCTCCAGGTCTGTTCTGATTGAAATTTTTCATCGTAATGATTGATGGCATAGAGAATGTTGTACTGAAAGTCGATAGTAGATGAAAACGGTTTCATCAGCCGGAACAGGCCAAGCGGTGCTTTCGCTTTTTTCAGCTTAGGATTGGGGTGATGCCGGATGAAAATATCAGCCGCCTCTTCCATGTTATACGGTTCCGGTCCCTGGATGGAGTATTCAAAATCTTCATGACTTTCAAGATCTTTCCGAAAAGCGTTTGCAACCTGCATCCCGTAATCTTCCGCGCTGATCCACCAGCTTTTTGTTACCTGGTCACCGGCAAGGTATACGCGATTTCCCTTCATCTGCAGATGGGCCAGGTTCTCATAAAAACTCGACGGGTAGAAGATCGTCACCGGAATATCGGCCTCTTTTAGAATCCTGCACGCTTCTCTTTTGATATCAAAAACCCACCAATCGGTTTCGCTATAATCTTTCACCAGCGATGACAGAAATCCGATACGTTTCACACGGGCCGATTTTGCCGCCTCAATTACATTCTGCAGGCCGTCAATCTCAGTTTTAAATTCATTTTTCTTTTCATCCGGTGTAGTGCTTAGGTTGAGATACACAAAATCTATATCGGCAAACGCGGAGCGAAGGCTTCTCTTATCTTTCAAATCACCTTTAAACAGATGCATTCCCGCACCAAGTTTTTGATGCACTTTCTGCATATTGCGGACGACTGCCGTTACCGAATAACCCTGTTTTTTTAGTACCTTGGTAACCGGCGCCCCAAGCATTCCTGTGGCTCCAACCACGGCAATGGTTCGAATGATATTCATCAGTTATTATGGATTTAATCGTTAAGAGAACGGGATGATGTTCAAATAGATTCCGGATTGCAAATCATTCTGACCGCCAGCGCCCGTGTAAATTTCGATCTGTTTAGCCAACTTGCTACACCTAAATGTAACGTAATCACCCGATGGTTCACAAAGTAACACTTTCATTTTTCCTGATTCTAATCCTTCTTATCTCTTGCGCTGAAGAAAATCGTGAAGAGACTTTTTTTGATACATCCCATGAATACCTGACCCCCGTCGTTCAGCATGAAATGTCGTTCGAAGAGATTCATCAGCCGCGAAAGATGAGAGTGATAGATGGACGGCTATTCGTTTCCGATTTCAGCAACCGCCCGGCATTCCACGAACTGAGTGCAGAAACCGATGGAGAACTGACCTACACCCGCGGTTTGGGAACAGAGGGCGATGGTCCCGGAGAATTTCTGATGATTGAAGATTTTGCGGATGCCGGCTCGCTCATCTACATTTATGATGGTCAGCAGCTGAAGCTTACCGGTTTTGAAAATGATTTCAACCCGGAACCTGTGGATGAGATTTACCTCGAAACAGGCGGGCACCCTCTTGCGGTGTATCACCTTTCGAATGGTTCGTTTGTCTCCTCCGGACTTTATGCAGATGAAAGGATTCAGGTTTTTGATGACGAGGGAGCTATCAAACGCCGGATAGGTGACCTCACATCGTTTGATGACAGTTTTTCAGGCAGGGAACTGGCCATTTCGTGGTACAGTTTTTCTGCTATCTCTCCTGATGAGGACTGGATTGCGCTTTTCTCCTCTAATTCAGACCATATCGAAACGTATGATCTCCAATCCGGTGATCTTCTTCAGTCTGTGATGGGCCAGGAAAATCCCTACCCGAGAATGCAGCTTGAAACGGTAGACGGGCAGACCTGGCCGGTGGATGACGGCAGCATCTACGGCTACCTTTGGGCCGATGCTGATGATGAGTATATGTACGGACTCTACTCGGGTGAGATCCAGTCGCAGCAGGAACGGTTTCGTGCGGGGATTATTCATCTGCTGGATCACGACCTGAACCTGGTGGCTGCCTACCGGCTTGACCACTACCCGTTCACGATGGCCGCCGATCAGAATGGCGGGATCTACACCGTTACGCATACCGATACCGGCGCCGTATTTCGATACATCACTTTTCCACAGGATTAAACAGAATCAAACGCAGGATTTCAGATTCAGAATTGTAAACCATCCCTGCGATCCCTAATTTTGCACTCAAAAAGTATCGCGAGGTATTTTCTTGGAACAGACAAAAATCATGACGGAAGAGGATCTGAATCGCACTTATATGCGGTTTGCTCATCAGTTTCTTGAACCGTATGATGATCCCACCGAACCCGCCATCATAGGAATGCAGACGCGCGGCGTGCATATGGGGCGCAGAGTTTTGCAGATCATTAAAAAACAGTTTAACGCAGCACCCGATTTTGGCGTGCTTGATGTAACCTTCTACCGCGATGATTTTCGCACAAAGCTGAAAATGCCGGAGGTAAAAGTAACTGAAATCCCGTTTGACCTCTACAATCGTGATGTGATCCTTGTGGATGATGTACTTTATACCGGCCGCACAGTTCGTTCGGCACTCGATGCGCTGATGGCATTCGGACGGCCAAGAAGCATAAAATTCTGCTGCATGATTGACCGCGGCCACCGAGAACTGCCGGTTTCAGCCGATTTTATCGGGATGACCATCCCCACCTACGCGAAGGAAGAAGTAGCCGTAAAAGTAAAAGAGCTTGATGGCGAAGATGCCGTCTATCTTGTGGAACATGAAGAGGAGGCAAATTCATGAGTGTAAAACAAACCGAACTATTCAGTTTTAACCAGAAGCACCTGCTCGGGCTTGCCGATTATTCAGCCGAAGAGATTGCCTACGTTCTGGAACAGGCAAAAACCTTTCGTGAAGTCCTCGACCGTCCCGTTCCGAAAATTCCCACTCTCCGCGATAAAACTATAGTGAACCTCTTCTACGAAAACAGCACGCGGACACGCCTGTCCTTCGAGCTTGCACAAAAGCGAATGAGTGCTGATGTGGTCAATTTTTCGGCGGGAACATCCAGCACCAAAAAAGGGGAATCTCTGAAAGATACCATCCGAAACATCAGCTCCATGAAGATCGATATGGTGGTATCGAGACATGAAAGTCCCGGAGTACCCCACTTTCTCACGCGCTGTGTTGACGCCTCCATCATCAATGCCGGAGATGGAGCACACGAGCACCCCACCCAGGCACTGCTCGATATGTTCACCATGCAGCAGACCTTTCCCGATCTGAAAGGGAAAAAAGTGGCGATTATCGGTGATATATCGCACAGCCGCGTGGTGCGTTCCAACATCATCGGCCTTACAAAACTTGGTGCTAAGGTGACCGTTTGCGGCCCGAAATCTCTGATGCCGATTTTCGTGAAATCTCTCGGCGTGGAAGTATCACACGATCTCGACGAAACCCTTGCCTGGTGTGATATTGCGATGGCGCTTCGCATTCAGATGGAACGAATCGGCGGGGGGATCGACCTGATCCCAAGCCTGCGTGAATATCATGAGACGTTCGGGATAAAAATGAGTCACCTGGAAAAATATCCCGACTTCATCCTGATGCACCCCGGCCCGATCAACCGCGGCGTGGAGATGGAGAGCGACGTGGCCGACAGCGACCGCGCCGTCATCCTCAACCAGGTAACCAATGGCGTAGCCGTGCGAATGGCCATCATGTATTTGCTGAGCGGCGGTACCCGGGTTTAAAATCCCGGCTGACGTATGCCCATAGTAGGGGGCACTTCGTGGCCTTTGGCCGTCTGTCAAATAGTTTAAGGACTTTTTGTTAACTGCGTGTTGTTTTGGCTCGATAAATCATTGATCATTACACGTGTATTAATTATTTTATACACGTATTTATCTACTTATCTACGCCTATGAAAGAGAAACTCACCCTTACAATTGATAAAGAGGTAAAGAAACAGGCCAGGGAGCTTGCAAAGAAACAGGGTGTGAGTATCTCCGGAATGGTTGAAACGTATCTAAAAACCCTATCTAAAAAGAGCGAAGACTGGAAACCGAAAAAAGGCTCTGTTGTGGCAAAACTATCTGGCAGCATTCCGGTAAAGGATAACAGAGATTATGATGAAATTCTTGAAGAGGCGCTTTTAGAAAAGCACAAATATGAAAAAGATTCTGATTGACAGTGATGTATGTCTGGACTCTATTACCAGTCGGTATCCCTTTTCTGTGAATGCAGATAAGATTCTTCAGTTGGCAGAAGAGAATACCATAGAAGCATTAGTTACAGCAGAATCATTTTCGAACATGTTTTATATCCTGCGTAAACTGTCAAACCCGGCTAAGGCAATCAGCGTTTTGAAAGATCTCAGATCCGTCGTACAAATTGCAGCGGTAGGACATTCGGTGATAGATTCTGCATTGAATTCCGCTTGGACAGATTTTGAGGATGCAATTCAATATCACTGCGCAATTGAAGTAAAATGTGATGCTATTGTAACGAGAAATGTGTCTGATTTTAAAAAAGCATCAATTCCAGTACACTCACCACCTGAGTTTTTAAGTCAGTACCATTAAATTTTACTTATTTTGTAAAACAGATAAATGTTTAAAAGCATGAAAAGATTGCCGGCGTCGTTGCATACACATAACCCAAGATGTGTAGTGGCAGGGGTAATGACATAAGGTTACATGTACAGTTCACTACCGAAACACCAGCTAAAACAGTAAATGAAGATAACTTCTCTCACAGTTCTCCTGGTTTGTTTTTTATTGACAACTAATGTCTTTTCCCAGGATATAAATCACCCCAAAAATATAGAATGGGACAAAGCCGGGGCTGTAAATCCATTTCCAGACAGTACAGAATTTGACCGTATCTACCGTGTTCCGCCTCCATCAGCATCAAACGATTGGTTGCTCATTCAATCCGCGATCGATTCAGCCGGGGCATCAAGCGGGACGAACCTCGTGCTTCTGGAAGAGGGCACATACCTGCTTGCCAATCCGTTGATTTTAAAAGCCGGCACGCACGATAATGTCTATATAAAAGGCGTCGGGCCCAACCATCTGATGAATTCCGGCCTATCAACCATTCTGAAGTTCGATTTTTCAGACCCGGATAAATTCAGGGTGCCGGCTTATGGCGGAATCAACGCGGCCATTGCTTTTCGCGGAGGGCCTGATGTAACCATTGGCAAAGTTACAGATTTTGATCCATCTAATAACCGGATTACAATTTCTGGAGCTGAAAATAATCTTTCACCGGGTGATATCATTCGGGTGCGGTCTAACTTGGCGAGTGGCTGCGGGGCATATCCGTGCATGGGGCAGATGAATCGAATCGGGAAGATCATCAGCCATTCTCCCCTTGTGATTGAATTAGAGCACGATTTCAGCCTGACCTGGGAACAGCAGGAAGTGTACGGAGGTCTCAATTTAGAAGTTCATAAAATAGATGCTTTGCAAAATGTGGGAATCTCCTCACTGGGATTAGAAACAACGGGCTATATTTCGGACCCGCTACCTGATCATTTTGTGTGTAAAGATGAGCCGTCAGCAAACCGTTCTCCTCATGGGCATCATATTTTAGCATTCAGGGTTTATAATGCCAGTCTTCAGGATTTATATAGTTACAGGCCAATCGCTCATCATATTTATATGATTGAATCCTTTCATAATACCATATCAGATAGCTTTTTTGATGGTGCAATTTACCGTCATGGATGTTCTGGGGGGCATGGATATGGTGTAAATTTGTGGAGAAAAAACACACTGAACCTGGTCGAGAACAATATTTTCCGCGATCTGCGGAGATCGTTAGTGTTTAGCAGGGGAGTTCATAAAAATGTGTTCGGATATAATTACTCCCGTGAAATAGCTGCACAAACCGGTTCTTCCATCCGCGGTGACCTGTCCAGCCGAAATATGTATGACAGCGGCAACCTGGCTGAAGGCAATATATTGGACAGGATTTTGAATGATACGTATCATGAACAAACCTATACAGCCTACAAGAATGCATATTTTCGAAATTCGACCTACTACAACTACCTGGAAAATGAAGGAGGTATTGAGAATTACTTTATAGGCAATCAAGGTGAATTTAATGGGAATCATGATCCATTGTCGATAAAAGCTGATCTGTACGCATTTCTGGGTTCTGAAACTTCCACTCATGAAAATTCATCCTCAGGCTATTCAAACCCTGATTATTTGCTCGATATCACCTCCTTATATCATCACGGAATACCGGCCTTTATTACCCGGAAAGATTCCTGGAACCAGAATTATACGTGGCCTCCGATAGGTCCGAGGCTGCATGTGAGTGATCCGCCACTAACCCAGGATATTCCGGCCAGGGGCAGGTATTGCGCCGCATATAATAATTATGCTGATTCAGCATATCGCTGCTCCGGAATTCCGGCCTCATCTACTGGGGAAACAGGTAACTCTTTGGAGTGATGGAATTCCATAACCTGAGTTCGATTAAAAAATGTGCTTTTTAGGGGCCCAAAAGTGAGGCTCTCCAAAAAGGGCGTCATCCCGCGCTCGATGCGGGATCTCCTCTCTTTGGTAAAGTCAGGAGATATCGCTCCGCGGGGAAAAAATGAGCGGATCGGGGTCCGGTATGACGATACCGATGATGAACATTCTTATTGAACCCCCTTTTTTTAGACAGCCTCAGCTTAATTTTTGCATTTATAAAAAATAACATAGTCCCAATGTTTTAATCAGATAATTTACCCCATCGTTTGTCTTGATTTATTCTTAAATTTTCAATCATTCTGAGAAAGTATCATATATAATATGCCAGACAGGGACAGACTCGACCGGGAAAAAGAGTTTCACAATGAGGCGTTCGCCACTGGCAAGCGGAAGAATGTAAAGAAATACTACAAAACCACCGATCTAAGCAAGAGTTTTTATCGGGAAAAGATACACGAAAACGTTGCTGGGTTATCTGTTCTTGAATATGGCTGCGGGCCGGGCAGCCAGGCCTTTGACTTGGCAAAAGCGGGAGCCAGCATTACCGCGATCGACATTTCTGACGTGGCGATTGAGCAGACTAAAAAGGAGGCCGACCGGCAAGGTGTTGAGATCGAATGCTTTGTGATGGACGGAGAGGACCTATCATTTGATAAAAACAGCTTCAACCGGGTATGCGGCAGCGGAATTTTGCACCACCTGGACCTTGAGCGCTGCTACCCGGAGCTGAAGCGCGTACTGATACCGGGCGGCAACGGAATCTTTTTTGAGCCGATGGGCTATAATCCGCTAATCAATCTTTACCGAAACATGACACCCGGCCTTCGAACCGATGACGAACATCCTCTGCTGAATGAAGATTTTGAACTGGCCGAAAAATACTTTGACGAGGTCAACCCCGCATTTTTTCACCTAACCTCCATCGGTGCCTCCTTTGTCCCCGTCGCTTTCCTTCAATCAGCTCTCGCCCGTCCGCTAAACGGACTCGATTCGGTTCTTTTTAAAACTCTCCCGTTTCTGAAAAAATACGCGTGGATTACGGTTTTAGAACTAAAAACCACAAAACAAGATCTTTCAGCTTAAATCAATCAATCCAAAAAAGTTGAACTCGCCACTTGTAAGCATTGTCATTCCAACGTATAACAGACCGGGTCACCTGGTGAGAGCCATAGAATCCGCATTGCGTCAGACCTATGAAAACATCGAAATCATAGTTGTGGATGATTGTTCTGACTTGGATCTTGATCAGTTCCGTGAAGAATTCCCTGCAGTAAAGTTATACAAAAACAGTGATAACAGGGGCGCATGCTTTTCAAGAAACCGGGGTTTGGAAATTGCATCCGGTGATTACATCAATTTTTTGGATGACGATGATGAACTGTATCCGGATAAAATTGCATTGCAGATCCAAAAATTTCAAAGGTCGGCTGATCCAAATTTAGGCATGGTAACCTGCCATCTTGAAGATTATCGTTCAGGAAACAAGCAAATAGTCCGAAATAGAGTAAATGGTGACGTTTATCGCTTACTTCTCTCAAAATTTGCAATAGCGGGTACCGAATCGATGCTATTTAAACGATCCGTATTTGATGAGGTTGGTGGGTTTGATGAAAACCTTCAGTCCAGCCAGGAATACGATCTTTTTCTAAGAGTTTCTGAACTGTTTACAGTTGATTATGTTGATAAGATACTGAGCCGTAAAAACAGATCATCCGATCAAATAAGCCTCAATTTTGATAAAAAGATGGCGGGTGCGAAATATCTTTTCAAGAAACACGATGAACGTTATAGGCAAATTGGGTTCCTTTTTTGGCTCAAAATGCGGCTAAAACTTCGCGGACTGATCTGCCGGTTCTATATTGGGAAATGGTTTGGGGAAAAGGCGTACAGGCTTACCATCAGGGATTGACCACGGCATTGTTTTGAGAGGCTTTCGCCCGTTTCGGGCTGACATCTACGTGATGTCATTCTTGTTCACAGGGCGGTGCCCTGCGCTATTGCTGAGGCCCTTTCAGGGCGGACTCTTGAAATGGATTTTTACTTGAATCTACTTTTATGAGCTAAAAGAGAATGATTTTATCAGTTTTATCAGAAATTAAATCATCTTCAAATTCGGATTTGGTTTGCGCTAATAATTCGAGTTAAGAGCCGGGCAAAAAGTCCTAATTTTATTCTCAGGATGATAAAAATGGTTACCATTACCAGCCCCAAAGGGGCGAGAGCAACAGCACTCATTTCCCCATTATGGGTTGTATTGTAAAGAGATAAGCAACACCTTCGGATGAGAATAACTTCAATGTATTCTCACGATGACTTTGGTCAGCAAACCGATAATCAGCCCCAACGGGGCGTGGGCATCAGCACGGGGCACCGCCCCGTGCTGATGGAATCGAAGGAGAAATCATCAGCCCCGAAGCGGGCGCAAGCCAAAACAATACCCTTTTTCGAATTCTGGTCGGGGTCAATCCCAAACATATTTTTCATCATAATCAACATCGTACGATTTTAGTATTTTCCTGTACTCTTCTTTAAACGCTATCTTTTTATGATGATTTTTTTGATTCCTGATGTAGGCAGCGGTTTTATCAATATTGCGGGGTGTCACAGAAAAAATTCCGTACCCATTTTGCCAATAAAATCCAGAATACTTTTCTCCTTTTGTCTTTATCCATTTCGAGGATCGTTTCTTCACCTCTTCAAGAAGATTCATTTGCGTAATCTTCCTGGAATGCAGGCATAAAATATGTACATGATCAAGATATCCACCCACCTGTACAGGATAGCATTCCAAACCTTTACAGATTCCTCCAAGATAGTCGAATAACAATGGCTGGATCTCTTCATCAATCAGTTTTCTCCGGTGCTTTGTGCTAAAAATAATGTGTATGTAAACTTTAGATAATGATTGTGGCATTTCTTCGGGGATATAGATTTGACTTTCGCCCGTTCTGGGCTGTCTTCTGCATGGTTTTATTCTTGTTCACAGGGCGGTGCCCTGTGTTGTTTCTTTAGGCCCTTTCAGGGCGGACTCCTTAATTAGGTTTTTACCTAACTCCACATATAAGAGCTAAAAAAGGGTGATCCCTTACAGTTTTTCTATTATTTACTCTCTTTTATCGGTTCTGGGTCGCGTTGAAATGAGACATGAACAATCTCTGGATAAAAAACCTCAGTGAAGTTTCATGATCATGTTGGTTAGCAAACCATTAGCAATGTTAGTGGGCAACCGCACCAGGTACCATTCCGTGATCATCGAATTGAGGGGGAAAATCATCAGAGATTAGACCAAGGCATTGTTTTGAGAGGCTTTCGCCCGTTCCGGGCTGATTTCTGTATGGTTTCATTTTTGTTCACAGGGCGGGTGCCCTGCGCTGTTGCTGAGGCCCTTTCAGGGCGGACTTTTGAAATGGGTTAAATTCATTTTGAAAAAAAGAGACCCGCAACAAAGAGTGGCAAAAAGCTCTCACTATACCCTCAGGATGATGTGAACGGATGCCATCATCAGCCCTTACGTTAGTGGACAATAGCACTTGGCGCCTCCCTGCGGGCATCGAATTGATGGGGGAAATCATCAGAGATTAGACCACGGCATTGTTTTGAGAGGCTTTCGCCCGTTCCGGGCTGATTTCTGTATGGTTTCATTTTTGTTCACAGGGCTGTGCCCTGTGCTGTTGCTTTGGGCCCTTTCAGGGCGGACCCCTTAATTAGGTTTATACCTAACTCCACATATAAGAGCTAAAAAAGGGTGATTCCTTACAGTTTTTCTATTATTTACTCTCTTTTATCGGTTCTGGGTCGCGTTGAAATGGGATATGCAACATCTCCGGATAAAAAAGTCTTTAGTATTGTCTCATGATGATGTAAATGGATGCCATTACCAGCCCCAACGGGGCGCGGGCATCAGCACGGGGCACCGCCCCGTGATTATGGAATCGAAGGAGAAATCATAAGCCCCGAAGCGGGCGTAAGCCTGTGACGAACAATTTTTAAGGCATCGGTTATATAGATCACCCACATCGGAATAAACCTCCCTTAAAACCCTGTATTATTCGTTGGAGATCACTGAAATCGCTGCCTGGCTTTTTTTCTCCTGTACACGGGTAAATTATCAATCGCACTGCTCCAGTCAACAAATGCGTGGTTGATATCATAGTGGCCGCGCTGGGCATCGGGTACTTTATTATTTTCCACAGCTTCAATGATATCATCCAGTTTGCTGTAGAACTCTTCCGATCTGAATGGCGGATGCAGGGTCCAGAGCCCGGGTTCTGCGCCAAGGTAATCAAGCCGGCAATACTCTGTCTTAGCCAGGTAGTCGCTCAAGAGCTGCGCCGGTGTTTTCACAGCGGGATTACGCTGCCAACGGCCGATGAGAGATCGCAGCAAATCCGGTTTATCGAGAGTGATCTCTTTTAGAATTCCCGTCAGGCGCTTTTTTTCGGTCAGGTAAACCCGTGTTGTAAAATTATCGGAAAA
The window above is part of the Rhodohalobacter sp. SW132 genome. Proteins encoded here:
- a CDS encoding diacylglycerol kinase family protein — protein: MTTHQPGICFVFNPSANGGKAEKMREEIRDKTKRLWPHRTWMETEPDPQFWVHLAEQAKNFDLMVACGGDGTVHKTGSIAADTGTTLGVIPLGSGNDFAMMNNIPESPADALNLIAANHLTKIDLIRCSGDVNGWCLNTAGIGLDGLANVYTNEFKKTVGRLGYVLGALKAIFKTSACEVVIRADNNEPEKKLLMMITACAGKREGGAFIVAPDADNRDGKLDLLTVSKMNKLKLLIALPQFLFRFPENMKEIRHEQFQKVELHTAIPLHIHIDGELAGTKISDLKFEVHKHALQIISGPIV
- a CDS encoding SDR family oxidoreductase codes for the protein MNIIRTIAVVGATGMLGAPVTKVLKKQGYSVTAVVRNMQKVHQKLGAGMHLFKGDLKDKRSLRSAFADIDFVYLNLSTTPDEKKNEFKTEIDGLQNVIEAAKSARVKRIGFLSSLVKDYSETDWWVFDIKREACRILKEADIPVTIFYPSSFYENLAHLQMKGNRVYLAGDQVTKSWWISAEDYGMQVANAFRKDLESHEDFEYSIQGPEPYNMEEAADIFIRHHPNPKLKKAKAPLGLFRLMKPFSSTIDFQYNILYAINHYDEKFQSEQTWSKLGKPELSLAEWAEKQG
- a CDS encoding BF3164 family lipoprotein; the protein is MVHKVTLSFFLILILLISCAEENREETFFDTSHEYLTPVVQHEMSFEEIHQPRKMRVIDGRLFVSDFSNRPAFHELSAETDGELTYTRGLGTEGDGPGEFLMIEDFADAGSLIYIYDGQQLKLTGFENDFNPEPVDEIYLETGGHPLAVYHLSNGSFVSSGLYADERIQVFDDEGAIKRRIGDLTSFDDSFSGRELAISWYSFSAISPDEDWIALFSSNSDHIETYDLQSGDLLQSVMGQENPYPRMQLETVDGQTWPVDDGSIYGYLWADADDEYMYGLYSGEIQSQQERFRAGIIHLLDHDLNLVAAYRLDHYPFTMAADQNGGIYTVTHTDTGAVFRYITFPQD
- the pyrR gene encoding bifunctional pyr operon transcriptional regulator/uracil phosphoribosyltransferase PyrR — protein: MEQTKIMTEEDLNRTYMRFAHQFLEPYDDPTEPAIIGMQTRGVHMGRRVLQIIKKQFNAAPDFGVLDVTFYRDDFRTKLKMPEVKVTEIPFDLYNRDVILVDDVLYTGRTVRSALDALMAFGRPRSIKFCCMIDRGHRELPVSADFIGMTIPTYAKEEVAVKVKELDGEDAVYLVEHEEEANS
- a CDS encoding aspartate carbamoyltransferase catalytic subunit, which translates into the protein MSVKQTELFSFNQKHLLGLADYSAEEIAYVLEQAKTFREVLDRPVPKIPTLRDKTIVNLFYENSTRTRLSFELAQKRMSADVVNFSAGTSSTKKGESLKDTIRNISSMKIDMVVSRHESPGVPHFLTRCVDASIINAGDGAHEHPTQALLDMFTMQQTFPDLKGKKVAIIGDISHSRVVRSNIIGLTKLGAKVTVCGPKSLMPIFVKSLGVEVSHDLDETLAWCDIAMALRIQMERIGGGIDLIPSLREYHETFGIKMSHLEKYPDFILMHPGPINRGVEMESDVADSDRAVILNQVTNGVAVRMAIMYLLSGGTRV
- a CDS encoding DUF6364 family protein; its protein translation is MKEKLTLTIDKEVKKQARELAKKQGVSISGMVETYLKTLSKKSEDWKPKKGSVVAKLSGSIPVKDNRDYDEILEEALLEKHKYEKDSD
- a CDS encoding PIN domain-containing protein, with the translated sequence MKKILIDSDVCLDSITSRYPFSVNADKILQLAEENTIEALVTAESFSNMFYILRKLSNPAKAISVLKDLRSVVQIAAVGHSVIDSALNSAWTDFEDAIQYHCAIEVKCDAIVTRNVSDFKKASIPVHSPPEFLSQYH
- a CDS encoding class I SAM-dependent methyltransferase codes for the protein MPDRDRLDREKEFHNEAFATGKRKNVKKYYKTTDLSKSFYREKIHENVAGLSVLEYGCGPGSQAFDLAKAGASITAIDISDVAIEQTKKEADRQGVEIECFVMDGEDLSFDKNSFNRVCGSGILHHLDLERCYPELKRVLIPGGNGIFFEPMGYNPLINLYRNMTPGLRTDDEHPLLNEDFELAEKYFDEVNPAFFHLTSIGASFVPVAFLQSALARPLNGLDSVLFKTLPFLKKYAWITVLELKTTKQDLSA
- a CDS encoding glycosyltransferase family A protein, whose protein sequence is MNSPLVSIVIPTYNRPGHLVRAIESALRQTYENIEIIVVDDCSDLDLDQFREEFPAVKLYKNSDNRGACFSRNRGLEIASGDYINFLDDDDELYPDKIALQIQKFQRSADPNLGMVTCHLEDYRSGNKQIVRNRVNGDVYRLLLSKFAIAGTESMLFKRSVFDEVGGFDENLQSSQEYDLFLRVSELFTVDYVDKILSRKNRSSDQISLNFDKKMAGAKYLFKKHDERYRQIGFLFWLKMRLKLRGLICRFYIGKWFGEKAYRLTIRD
- the tnpA gene encoding IS200/IS605 family transposase, with protein sequence MPQSLSKVYIHIIFSTKHRRKLIDEEIQPLLFDYLGGICKGLECYPVQVGGYLDHVHILCLHSRKITQMNLLEEVKKRSSKWIKTKGEKYSGFYWQNGYGIFSVTPRNIDKTAAYIRNQKNHHKKIAFKEEYRKILKSYDVDYDEKYVWD